Proteins from a genomic interval of Desulfovibrio piger:
- a CDS encoding lysozyme inhibitor LprI family protein — MPKLRLLLCCLALLFLAAPAMAEEDELAPGFDRCMEQSGGVTTEMLGCLQQAYEYWDARLNANYKKARQACKSSSDPKACSDKLLKGQRAWVQYKEAFTDLVQLPNEGGSMARLNSMSFLTGETRKQALLLGQIAGE, encoded by the coding sequence ATGCCGAAACTGCGTCTTCTGCTTTGCTGTCTGGCCCTGCTCTTTCTGGCGGCCCCGGCCATGGCCGAAGAAGATGAGCTGGCCCCGGGCTTCGATCGCTGCATGGAACAGAGCGGCGGCGTCACCACAGAGATGCTGGGTTGTCTGCAGCAGGCCTACGAGTACTGGGACGCCCGGCTCAATGCCAATTACAAAAAGGCCCGGCAGGCCTGCAAAAGCTCCAGTGATCCCAAGGCCTGCTCGGACAAGCTACTCAAAGGCCAGCGGGCCTGGGTCCAGTACAAGGAAGCTTTCACCGATCTGGTGCAGCTGCCCAACGAAGGCGGCAGTATGGCCCGTCTGAATTCCATGAGCTTTTTGACCGGAGAGACCCGCAAACAAGCCCTGCTGCTGGGACAGATCGCCGGAGAATAG